cggcggggcggcgggagggggagggagccaccTAGCGGACAGGGCCGGCCGCTTCACCTGCCCAAGGGGCCTCAAGGTGCCCTCCTACCTCAACTACCGCTTCCTGGGCGAGAAGGACTGCGGGGCCCCCTGCGAGCCCGGCCGCCCCTACGGGCTCATGTACTTTGGGCAGGAGGAGCTGCGCTTCTCGCGCACCTGGATCGGCATCTGGTCGGTGCTCTGCTGCGCCTCCACCCTCTTTACGGTGCTGACCTACCTGGTGGACATGAAGCGCTTCAGTTACCCGGAGAGGCCCATCATCTTCCTCTCGGGGTGCTACACGGCCGTGGCCATCGCCTACATCGCGGGCTtcctgctggaggagaaggtggtGTGCAACGAGCGCTTCTCGGAGGACGGCTCGCGGACGGTGGCCCAGGGCACCAAGCGGGAGGGGTGCACCATCCTCTTCATGATGCTGTATTTCTTTGGCATGGCCAGCTCCATCTGGTGGGTCATCCTCTCTCTCACCTGGTTCCTGGCCGCTGGCATGAAGTGGGGCCACGAGGCCATCGAGGCCAACTCGCAGTACTTCCACCTGGCTGCCTGGGCTGTGCCTGCTATCAAAACCATCACTATCTTGGCCTTGGGGCAGGTCGATGGGGATGTGCTTAGTGGCGTCTGCTTTGTGGGCATCAATAACGTGGATGCCTTGCGTGGCTTTGTGCTGGCGCCTTTATTCGTTTACTTGTTCATTGGCACCTCCTTCCTGCTGGCTGGATTTGTGTCCCTCTTCAGAATTCGGACCATCATGAAGCACGACGGTACCAAGACAGAAAAGCTGGAGAAGCTGATGGTGAGGATAGGCATCTTCAGCGTCCTCTACACAGTCCCTGCGACCATTGTAATTGCCTGCTATTTTTACGAGCAAGCTTTTAGGGAACAGTGGGAAAAGAGTTGGTTTGCTCAGAGCTGCAAGAGCTATGCCATCCTGTGTCCCAATAATCATCACCACCCTCCTATGAGCCCAGACTTCACGGTCTTCATGATCAAATATCTCATGACCTTAATTGTAGGCATCACTTCGGGCTTCTGGATCTGGTCTGGGAAGACGCTCAATTCCTGGAGGAAGTTTTACACCAGACTCACCAACAGCAAGCAAGGGGAAACGACTGTGTGAAATTCACACGGCCAATTAAGGATAGCAGGCAAAAGGACTTTGGCTGTGTCTGCCCATTGTCCCAGCCacagagggaagggagatgctCACACAGCCGTTCCTTggactctctctccctcccactccaaCCTCCTCAGCCTTCAAGGACCTGAAGGGAAAGAAGCCGCGGAAAGGACAGTCCTTTTTCTTCCCCTCGTCCTTCAGCTGGGACTAAGCTTGCTAAAAAGTTGGGGATGTGGCTTTGAGATAGTTGTAAATAGCCTCTGTAAGATTTTGTAAgtatatttgtatttaaattGCAAAGTTCTCTTTCATAATTATTTAGAACTTTTTTAACCCGTTTgcagacttctttttaaaaagccaacgttcctctttcttttctttttttaagcgaGAGATGGGAGCAAAGGAACCAAaacagcccttcccccccccttcggcCCACTTGTTGCTTTTCAAATCAGTGGGTTCCAAAT
This Paroedura picta isolate Pp20150507F chromosome 11, Ppicta_v3.0, whole genome shotgun sequence DNA region includes the following protein-coding sequences:
- the FZD1 gene encoding frizzled-1 — its product is MAEKRAGQVCSGAAAGATAAAAVAAGGRPGRLLLAGLLLLWAEAPVLPARGQPQPPPPPPPPQQQQQQYNGERGISVPDHGYCQPITIPLCTDIAYNQTIMPNLLGHTNQEDAGLEVHQFYPLVKVQCSAELKFFLCSMYAPVCTVLEQALPPCRSLCERARQGCEALMNKFGFQWPDTLRCEKFPVHGAGELCVGQNTSERGTPTPSLGPEFWTSNPQLRPGGGGGGAAGGGGSHLADRAGRFTCPRGLKVPSYLNYRFLGEKDCGAPCEPGRPYGLMYFGQEELRFSRTWIGIWSVLCCASTLFTVLTYLVDMKRFSYPERPIIFLSGCYTAVAIAYIAGFLLEEKVVCNERFSEDGSRTVAQGTKREGCTILFMMLYFFGMASSIWWVILSLTWFLAAGMKWGHEAIEANSQYFHLAAWAVPAIKTITILALGQVDGDVLSGVCFVGINNVDALRGFVLAPLFVYLFIGTSFLLAGFVSLFRIRTIMKHDGTKTEKLEKLMVRIGIFSVLYTVPATIVIACYFYEQAFREQWEKSWFAQSCKSYAILCPNNHHHPPMSPDFTVFMIKYLMTLIVGITSGFWIWSGKTLNSWRKFYTRLTNSKQGETTV